A stretch of Henckelia pumila isolate YLH828 chromosome 4, ASM3356847v2, whole genome shotgun sequence DNA encodes these proteins:
- the LOC140860546 gene encoding uncharacterized protein, whose amino-acid sequence MSNITKLEFEALDLSGKNYLSWILDAEIHLISMNLGDTIKEGNEMSQQDRAKALIFLRHHLNDGLKTEYLTVKESQELWKNLKGIFDHQRTIVLPRARYEWMHLRLQDFKSVSDYNSALFKISSTLILCGEKVTDQDMLEKTFSTFHASNVLLQQQYRERGFKKYSELISCLLVAEQNNELLMKNHQLRPTGSTPFPEANGNAFPEANANSAQNHNNESRRGRGRGRGRGQRRNYQQQIGKKHKTSHQQWNSNNEEANEKISKEFEDKCYRCGVEGHWSRTCRTAKHLVDLYQSSMKEKGKIEANLVDSDDPVDITHLDVSDFFAHPDGNIDHLISGGVLENKE is encoded by the coding sequence ATGTCGAACATCACCAAACTTGAATTTGAAGCACTTGATTTGTCCGGAAAGAACTACTTGTCATGGATATTGGATGCCGAGATCCATCTTATCTCTATGAATTTAGGGGATACAATCAAAGAAGGAAATGAAATGTCCCAGCAGGATCGTGCAAAAGCACTCATTTTCCTTCGTCATCATCTCAACGATGGGTTGAAAACCGAATATCTCACTGTGAAAGAATCACAAGAGCTTTGGAAAAATCTAAAAGGAATATTTGACCATCAGAGAACTATTGTTCTTCCAAGAGCTCGATACGAATGGATGCATCTACGCTTACAAGATTTCAAGTCTGtaagtgattataattctgcatTATTTAAGATAAGCTCCACCCTAATACTCTGTGGAGAGAAAGTCACGGATCAAGACATGTTAGAAAAAACATTctccacttttcacgcatcaaatGTGCTTCTGCAGCAGCAATATCGTGAACGTGGATTCAAAAAGTACTCCGAGCTAATATCTTGCTTACTAGTTGCTGAACAAAATAATGAGTTACTCATGAAAAATCACCAATTGCGCCCAACTGGATCTACaccatttcctgaagcaaatggaaatgcatttcctgaagcaaatgctAACTCAGCACAAAATCATAACAATGAGAGCAGGCGTGGCCGTGGCCGTGGCCGTGGGCGTGGCCAAAGAAGAAACTATCAGCAACAAATTGGAAAGAAACATAAGACAAGCCACCAGCAGTGGAATTCCAATAATGAAGAAGCaaatgaaaaaatttcaaaggaGTTTGAAGATAAATGTTATAGATGTGGGGTGGAAGGACATTGGTCTCGTACCTGTCGTACAGCAAAACATCTTGTGGATCTTTACCAAAGCTCGAtgaaggaaaaaggaaaaatagAGGCAAATCTTGTGGATTCTGATGACCCAGTTGATATAACTCACTTGGATGTCTCTGATTTCTTCGCTCATCCTGATGGAAATATAGATCATTTGATTAGTGGTGGTGTGTTAGAAAACAAAGAATAA
- the LOC140865780 gene encoding ferric reduction oxidase 7, chloroplastic-like encodes MEEHSANETLLFKKEGTAAIVDVSKKMPLFISSVKWSLRVFMWVIFITWAAFIFMFPSDFVRDLVQKWILATNGTLFGITGSVFMLFSAPILLLAFLAFAYLCISGDEHRRGKKSTTRYPGFRLKTFPLVVEGPFGVVSAAESIGIVIFITYVIWAICKETSNNLNLLASLDLPSEKWGAWMLKHTGRRLGLIGLFCLTFLFLPVARGSILLRLIDIPFEQATRYHVWLGHLTMFLFSLHGIFYVIGWAIDRHLIHKLLEWKNVGVANLAGAISLLAGLCMWITSLPGVRRLNFELFFYTHQLYVVFVVFLVLHVGDFIFSFAAGAIFLYMLDRFLRFFQSRKTVDVLSARCFPCGTLELVLSKPANLHYNALSWIFLQVRDLSWLQWHPFSVSSSPLDGKNHLAILIKVLGDWTAKLEGRIRMDDEKESEKEPLLQSSSRLTVSVEGPYGHESSHHLTYENLILIAGGIGISPFFAVLSDVLHRINEGTPCLPKNIVIIWAVKTSNELPLLQTVDMESICPNFSDSLNLEILAYVTRESEPSLEEGIKIIEPVSSSTFPAYKHRRGISVLVGTGNIIWSGTYVVASTIGFIVTVAMLDIFYINPYNVSYWWYKGLLFLACMVVSVLIFGGLVICLWHIWERKTGFNEVGDTLENGNSQQTEHKQLNKKSVQEQYPTTIRYGQRPDFRDVFESMSDRWGSVDIGVMVCGPPALQTSVAKECRTQNLKRRGNDAVFHFNSHSFDL; translated from the exons ATGGAGGAACACTCGGCCAACGAAACTCTTCTGTTCAAGAAAGAGGGTACTGCTGCTATTGTTGATGTTTCCAAGAAAATGCCACTTTTCATTTCATCAGTGAAGTGGAGCCTAAGAGTGTTCATGTGGGTtatatttataacatgggctgcttTCATTTTTATGTTTCCATCTGATTTTGTGAGGGATTTGGTTCAAAAATGGATTCTGGCTACAAATGGAACTCTATTTGGAATTACAG GAAGCGTATTCATGCTGTTTAGTGCTCCTATCCTTTTGCTGGCGTTTCTTGCCTTTGCATATCTTTGCATCTCCGGGGACGAGCATCGCCGCGG GAAAAAGAGTACTACAAGATACCCAGGCTTCCGCTTGAAGACATTCCCCCTTGTCGTGGAAGGACCATTTGGGGTTGTTTCGGCAGCAGAGAGTATCGGAATCGTTATCTTTATTACATATGTGATCTGGGCTATTTGTAAAGAAACTTCCAACAACCTCAATCTTTTAGCCTCCTTGGATTTGCCCTCCGAAAAATGGGG TGCCTGGATGCTGAAACACACTGGCCGCCGCTTAGGGTTGATTGGATTATTTTGCTTGACCTTTTTGTTCCTCCCCGTTGCAAGGGGATCGATACTTCTTCGACTCATAGATATCCCATTTGAGCAAGCAACAAGATATCATGTTTGGCTAGGACATCTCACGATGTTTCTCTTTAGTCTCCATGGCATATTCTACGTGATCGGATGGGCTATCGACCGCCACCTCATCCATAAA CTTTTGGAGTGGAAAAATGTTGGTGTAGCCAATCTTGCGGGAGCCATAAGCCTTTTAGCTGGTCTGTGTATGTGGATAACATCACTCCCTGGAGTGAGGCGGCTCAATTTTGAATTGTTCTTCTACACTCACCAATTATACGTAGTCTTCGTCGTCTTCTTGGTGCTGCATGTgggagatttcattttctcttTTGCTGCTGGTGCCATATTTCTCTACATGCTCGATCGGTTTCTTAGATTCTTTCAGTCTCGAAAGACAGTTGACGTACTATCGGCTAGGTGCTTCCCCTGTGGAACTCTGGAACTTGTGCTTTCCAAACCAGCAA ATCTACACTACAATGCTCTTAGCTGGATTTTCCTACAAGTTCGAGATTTATCGTGGCTCCAGTGGCATCCTTTCAGTGTTTCCTCTAGTCCTCTTGATGGAAAAAACCATCTTGCCATCTTGATAAAGGTTTTAGGGGACTGGACCGCGAAACTTGAGGGACGAATTCGAATGGATGATGAAAAAGAATCTGAAAAGGAGCCATTGTTACAATCTAGTTCTAGACTAACGGTTTCTGTGGAGGGGCCTTATGGTCATGAGTCATCACACCACTTGACGTATGAGAACCTCATACTAATAGCAGGTGGTATAGGAATTTCGCCTTTTTTCGCAGTCTTGAGCGATGTTCTTCACCGTATCAACGAGGGAACACCCTGTCTGCCCAAGAATATTGTGATTATATGGGCTGTGAAGACATCAAACGAGCTTCCACTTCTTCAGACTGTTGACATGGAGTCCATCTGTCCAAATTTCTCCGATTCGCTTAACCTTGAGATTCTAGCCTATGTCACACGAGAATCAGAACCTTCATTG GAAGAGGGTATCAAGATCATAGAACCTGTCAGCTCTTCGACTTTCCCCGCCTACAAGCATCGCCGTGGAATATCTGTTTTGGTTGGCACTGGAAACATAATATGGTCCGGGACATATGTCGTGGCATCTACCATCGGGTTCATTGTAACCGTGGCCATGCTAGATATCTTTTACATTAATCCTTACAATGTTTCCTACTGGTGGTATAAAGGGCTTCTCTTCCTAGCGTGCATGGTGGTCAGTGTGCTAATATTTGGTGGTCTTGTGATTTGTTTATGGCATATCTGGGAGAGAAAAACAGGTTTCAACGAAGTCGGGGACACCCTCGAAAATGGTAATTCACAACAAACAGAGCATAAACAGCTTAACAAGAAATCTGTTCAAGAACAATACCCTACCACCATCCGGTATGGCCAGAGACCAGACTTCAGAG ATGTTTTTGAATCGATGTCTGATCGTTGGGGGAGTGTTGATATAGGCGTCATGGTATGTGGCCCTCCAGCACTTCAGACCAGTGTGGCGAAAGAGTGCAGGACACAAAATCTCAAGAGGAGAGGAAATGATGCCGTATTTCATTTCAATAGCCACAGCTTTGATCTCTAG